In one Lolium rigidum isolate FL_2022 chromosome 3, APGP_CSIRO_Lrig_0.1, whole genome shotgun sequence genomic region, the following are encoded:
- the LOC124703159 gene encoding glucan endo-1,3-beta-glucosidase-like, giving the protein MPLLLLMLLAAGAAAAVEAATPSLPIGVNYGANADNLPTPTSVAAFLASKTTIDRVKLFDANPAFISAFAGTPISLAVSLPNSALPALADKSTGLDAARSWIRANLSPFVPATNVTLLLAGNEILLSTDTNLILSLLPAMRRLAQALKAEGLTGVRVTTPHYLGILAPSDGIPSNATFRAGYNEKLFPAMLQFHRDTGSPFMVNPYPYFSYNAQTLNYALFRPNAGIYDPATKLNYTSMLDAQVDAIYTAMKKLGYGDVDIAIGEAGWPTQAEAGQIGVGVKEARDFNEGMIRVCSSGKGTPLMPGKKFETYLFSLFDENQKPGPIAERHFGLFNPDFTPVYDLGLLRDGSSVAPNPAPNPSPNPSPKPSPSGGGKWCVAKTGANGTDLQNNINYACSYVDCKAIQSGGACFDPNNLQSHASFAMNAYYQANSDSASACDFKGTGIVTSSDPSYGSCKYVS; this is encoded by the exons atgccgctcctcctcctcatgctgctcgccgccggcgcggcggcggcggtggaggcggcgacCCCGTCGCTGCCCATCGGCGTCAACTACGGCGCCAACGCCGACAACCTCCCGACCCCGACCTCCGTGGCCGCCTTCCTCGCCAGCAAGACCACCATCGACCGCGTGAAGCTCTTCGACGCCAACCCGGCCTTCATCTCCGCCTTCGCCGGTACGCCCATCTCGCTCGCCGTCTCCCTCCCCAACTCCGCCCTCCCGGCCCTCGCCGACAAGTCCACCGGCCTGGACGCCGCCCGCTCCTGGATCCGGGCCAACCTCTCCCCGTTCGTCCCGGCCACGAACGtcaccctcctcctcgccggcaacGAGATCCTCCTCTCCACGGACACCAACCTCATCCTCTCCCTCCTCCCGGCCATGCGCCGCCTCGCGCAGGCGCTCAAGGCGGAGGGCCTGACGGGCGTCCGCGTCACCACCCCGCACTACCTCGGCATCCTCGCCCCCTCCGACGGCATCCCCTCCAACGCCACCTTCCGCGCCGGCTACAACGAGAAGCTGTTCCCGGCGATGCTCCAGTTCCACCGCGACACGGGGTCGCCCTTCATGGTGAACCCGTACCCCTACTTCAGCTACAACGCGCAGACGCTCAACTACGCGCTCTTCCGCCCCAACGCCGGCATCTACGACCCGGCCACCAAGCTCAACTACACCAGCATGCTGGACGCGCAGGTGGacgccatctacaccgccatgaaGAAGCTCGGCTACGGCGACGTCGACATCGCCATCGGGGAGGCCGGCTGGCCCACGCAGGCCGAGGCGGGCCAGATCGGCGTCGGGGTGAAGGAGGCCAGGGATTTCAACGAGGGCATGATAAGGGTCTGCAGCAGCGGCAAGGGCACGCCGCTAATGCCCGGCAAGAAATTCGAGACCTACCTCTTCTCCCTCTTCGACGAAAACCAGAAGCCAGGGCCAATCGCCGAGAGGCACTTTGGCTTGTTCAATCCAGACTTCACGCCCGTCTACGACCTCGGATTACTCCGGGATGGCTCG TCTGTGGCTCCGAACCCTGCACCAAACCCATCGCCGAACCCGAGCCCTAAGCCCTCGCCTTCAGGAGGCGGGAAGTGGTGCGTCGCCAAGACTGGCGCCAACGGGACCGACCTGCAGAATAACATCAACTACGCCTGCAGCTATGTGGACTGCAAGGCGATACAGAGCGGCGGCGCGTGCTTCGATCCAAATAACTTGCAGTCTCATGCCTCGTTCGCGATGAACGCCTACTACCAGGCCAACAGTGACAGCGCCTCCGCCTGCGACTTCAAGGGCACAGGCATCGTCACCTCCAGCGATCCCA GTTACGGGAGTTGCAAGTACGTCTCCTGA